Proteins co-encoded in one Nitrospirota bacterium genomic window:
- a CDS encoding 3-oxoacyl-ACP reductase FabG translates to MNRLTGKTALVTGASRGIGRAVALALAGEGAGVAVNYRAREQEALKTCEEIRKLGSRAAAVQADVSISADVSRMVETVQKELGPADVLVNNAGTAGRQPIDDIAESDWDEVLAVNLTSAFLVTRAVLPGMRARGWGRIINISSVAAQIGGVVGPHYAASKAGVIGLAHYYASHFAKEGVTVNAIAPGPVSTEMVAALRHLTPDTVPVGRFGAAEEIAAVAVMLACNGYITGQTINVNGGRYFS, encoded by the coding sequence ATGAACAGGCTGACGGGAAAGACCGCGCTTGTAACCGGCGCAAGCCGCGGCATAGGGCGTGCGGTGGCGCTTGCGCTGGCCGGGGAAGGAGCCGGTGTTGCCGTGAATTACAGGGCGAGGGAACAGGAGGCTCTCAAGACCTGTGAAGAAATAAGGAAACTCGGGAGCCGCGCGGCGGCTGTCCAGGCCGATGTTTCCATTTCAGCCGACGTTTCCCGGATGGTCGAAACGGTGCAAAAGGAGCTTGGCCCGGCCGACGTCCTCGTAAACAATGCCGGAACGGCAGGCCGCCAGCCCATCGATGACATCGCCGAATCCGACTGGGACGAAGTGCTTGCCGTAAACCTCACGTCCGCCTTCCTGGTAACCAGGGCGGTTCTGCCGGGGATGCGGGCCCGCGGGTGGGGACGCATAATAAACATATCATCGGTCGCAGCCCAGATAGGCGGGGTGGTCGGCCCTCATTACGCCGCCTCGAAAGCCGGCGTCATAGGGCTTGCGCATTACTACGCCTCGCATTTCGCAAAGGAGGGGGTCACCGTCAATGCCATAGCGCCCGGCCCCGTAAGCACGGAGATGGTCGCGGCGCTCAGGCACCTCACCCCGGACACCGTTCCGGTGGGCCGTTTCGGCGCGGCGGAGGAAATAGCAGCGGTTGCCGTAATGCTTGCCTGTAACGGCTATATCACGGGGCAGACCATAAACGTAAACGGCGGCAGGTATTTCAGTTGA
- a CDS encoding MOSC domain-containing protein — translation MVIVSLNIGLPRREIFGGKELITGICKRPVQGPVLVRRTGLEGDGVGDRKNHGGADKAVCVYSLEHYPFWEKELSTTLPPAAFGENLTVRGLREEDIRIGDVLRAGSALFEVSQPRQPCKTLAARLGRADLPKMMTAAGRTGFYMRVLEEGTVSPGDELRLVREDPLGVTVAFANRIHYHERDNLKGIERVLAVPALSGAWRDTFRKMKEKLLS, via the coding sequence ATGGTCATCGTCTCGCTGAATATCGGCCTTCCCCGGAGGGAAATCTTCGGAGGCAAGGAGCTTATCACCGGCATTTGCAAGAGGCCCGTTCAAGGCCCCGTGCTCGTCAGGAGGACGGGCCTTGAGGGAGACGGCGTGGGAGACAGAAAGAACCACGGCGGCGCGGACAAGGCCGTCTGCGTCTACAGCCTGGAGCACTATCCCTTCTGGGAAAAGGAGCTTTCGACCACCCTGCCCCCGGCGGCCTTCGGGGAAAACTTGACGGTACGGGGCCTCCGGGAGGAGGACATACGTATCGGAGACGTTCTCCGGGCCGGGAGCGCCCTTTTCGAGGTAAGCCAGCCCCGGCAGCCGTGCAAGACCCTGGCCGCCCGGCTGGGAAGGGCGGACCTGCCGAAAATGATGACCGCAGCCGGCAGGACCGGCTTTTACATGCGCGTCCTGGAGGAAGGCACCGTAAGTCCGGGGGACGAGCTTCGCCTCGTCCGGGAGGATCCCCTCGGGGTCACCGTGGCCTTTGCCAACCGCATTCATTACCATGAAAGAGACAACCTGAAAGGAATCGAGCGCGTTCTGGCCGTGCCCGCCCTCTCCGGGGCCTGGCGGGATACCTTCCGGAAGATGAAGGAAAAGCTCCTCTCCTGA
- a CDS encoding translocation/assembly module TamB domain-containing protein — MRRALRITCLTLLGLLVLLLGALWYAVSTERALTWAYGELQARVPGELRVQSLKGTLKGPIKVSGLRYGSPTMNMRLESLSLDWNLWSLLFLTLHVENVQARGLHVELAGKEAPGKPSALPALRLPLAVSVSDLRVTDVSILRPGGREPLVVREFYLKAKLGRKLTIKDLRLKAPLLDARVRGSLTPSGDYPLDLTLHWTARPPGYAEASGSGTLKGSVTDMDIAQRLTAPFEGSVQATVRDALTRLRWEGTVSMEGLDPKAVNPRWPEEHISGDVRGSGTLASFSLSGALRAREAVQGRDVTADFALKREDGLWSIKKLTALFPGLQTRVQVHGEVLTHPVRADLTGSWRSLAWPPGAERPLIASPSGTLVFIGEPDAYSFEFHGDLSGKDIPRGQWDLTGKGNASGVEVSALKARVLDGVVTGSGRFGWKPATTWKASLSAKGVNPEGLAEQWKGKLAVAVETTGTLGKEGRSMAFDLKKASGTLRGYPLRASGRLEVKGDSYSLSRLTLRSGLARLTASGGLDESWNMHWEMDAQELKALLPGAAGSLSGKGRLRGPRRKPIVQATLKGTEVRYGEYRAQSLSAKLTLDLTSTGESKVDVDAQGLTLRETKLQRLAVRGSGTIASHRFDADMTAKDAALSLSAKGGYQKGSWRGTLGKAELVSPEFGTWNLESPAALAVSSGAVQAEVSCWASKKARACAGGSWKKERGWRGKASLEALPVGLLGPFLPEKTALTGTLGGRADLAGGPGRPTTGSFSFTMRDGSFSYAMEEQSLGFPLPKAEVQGTLTEKAASARWDISLGKDGTLSGKVSLPPLEGTTIPDGPLKGTLRAELRELGFLGILTTKVRDVEGALTADLALSGRTKNPEVSGTLRVTGAKAAIPPLGITLSKIDLTATMKGDNVISFEGGAASGEGTVEIKGSLEAPPGKPLSLQVELTGKQFEAIRVPEARILISPDMEIRLKGKTIRLEGKLAIPEADIKPRDLSGAVEPSPDVVVVRKAGRPGKRAQQWKLFAEVTVVLGDKVHFEAFGLEASLAGSLAVVDQPGKATTGQGELTIVEGHYRAYGQDLTIKDGRIIFVGGPVDNPRLDIRAVRQVKDVTAGIQVTGNLRSPRLTVFSDPPMEEADALSYVLFGRPLRGISSSEGRQLYGAATSAALAGGEVIAERVGHLFGIQEVEIESGQTREQATLFLGRYLSPSLYVSYGVGIFEPINVFRMRYMLTGNWSLQAESGTESGVDLFYNIER; from the coding sequence GTGAGGCGCGCCCTCCGCATCACGTGCCTGACCCTCCTGGGCCTCCTGGTGCTCCTTCTGGGCGCCCTCTGGTATGCGGTCTCCACGGAGCGCGCTCTCACGTGGGCCTACGGAGAGCTTCAGGCGCGGGTGCCGGGGGAGCTTCGGGTGCAAAGCCTGAAGGGCACGCTCAAGGGGCCCATCAAGGTCTCCGGCCTCCGGTACGGTTCCCCCACCATGAACATGCGCCTTGAGAGCCTGTCCCTGGACTGGAACCTCTGGTCCCTTCTCTTTCTTACCTTGCACGTAGAGAACGTGCAGGCCCGGGGCCTCCATGTGGAGCTTGCAGGGAAGGAGGCCCCCGGGAAGCCCTCCGCCCTTCCCGCCCTAAGGCTTCCCCTGGCGGTAAGTGTTTCGGACCTCCGCGTTACCGACGTGAGCATCCTCCGGCCCGGGGGGCGCGAGCCCCTCGTCGTCAGGGAGTTTTATCTGAAGGCCAAACTTGGCCGGAAGCTCACGATAAAGGACCTCCGCCTCAAGGCGCCGCTTCTGGACGCCCGCGTGCGGGGCTCCCTTACGCCTTCGGGGGACTATCCCCTGGACCTCACGCTCCACTGGACCGCCAGGCCGCCGGGATACGCCGAGGCATCCGGGAGCGGCACCCTGAAGGGCAGCGTCACGGACATGGACATCGCGCAGCGGTTGACCGCGCCCTTTGAGGGCAGCGTGCAGGCCACGGTGCGGGACGCCCTCACAAGGCTCCGGTGGGAAGGCACCGTCTCGATGGAGGGCCTGGACCCGAAGGCGGTAAACCCCCGGTGGCCCGAGGAGCACATATCCGGGGACGTGCGGGGCAGCGGCACCCTCGCGTCCTTTTCCCTCTCGGGCGCTCTCAGGGCGAGGGAGGCGGTGCAGGGCCGGGACGTGACGGCGGACTTCGCCCTGAAACGCGAGGACGGCCTCTGGTCCATCAAAAAGCTCACCGCCCTCTTTCCGGGGCTGCAAACGCGGGTGCAGGTGCACGGGGAAGTCCTCACCCACCCCGTGCGCGCCGACCTCACCGGGTCCTGGCGCTCGCTGGCATGGCCCCCGGGGGCGGAACGGCCCCTTATCGCAAGTCCTTCCGGGACGCTCGTTTTCATCGGAGAGCCCGACGCCTACAGCTTCGAGTTTCACGGGGACCTCTCCGGGAAGGACATTCCCCGGGGACAATGGGACCTCACCGGAAAGGGAAACGCATCGGGAGTGGAGGTCTCCGCCCTCAAGGCCCGGGTGCTGGACGGAGTGGTCACGGGAAGCGGGCGCTTTGGGTGGAAACCCGCTACCACGTGGAAGGCCTCCCTTTCCGCGAAGGGCGTGAATCCCGAGGGGCTGGCCGAGCAGTGGAAGGGAAAGCTCGCCGTGGCGGTGGAGACCACCGGCACCCTGGGGAAGGAAGGCCGGAGCATGGCCTTCGACCTAAAGAAGGCCAGCGGCACGCTCAGGGGATATCCCCTGAGGGCCTCGGGACGCCTGGAGGTGAAGGGAGACAGCTATTCCCTGTCCCGGCTCACGCTGCGCTCGGGCCTGGCCCGGCTTACCGCATCCGGCGGGCTCGATGAGAGCTGGAACATGCACTGGGAGATGGACGCACAGGAGCTCAAGGCGCTTCTCCCCGGGGCGGCCGGCTCCTTGAGCGGGAAGGGGCGGCTCCGCGGCCCCCGGAGGAAGCCCATCGTGCAGGCCACCCTCAAGGGCACGGAGGTGAGGTACGGGGAGTACCGGGCACAGAGCCTGAGCGCAAAGCTTACCCTGGACCTCACAAGTACGGGGGAATCGAAGGTTGACGTGGATGCTCAAGGGCTTACGCTGAGGGAGACGAAGCTTCAGAGGCTGGCTGTGAGGGGGTCCGGGACCATCGCCTCCCACCGGTTCGACGCGGATATGACGGCGAAGGACGCCGCGCTGAGCCTCTCCGCCAAAGGCGGCTACCAGAAGGGCTCCTGGCGGGGCACGCTTGGGAAGGCAGAGCTTGTCTCCCCGGAGTTCGGCACATGGAATCTCGAAAGCCCCGCCGCCCTGGCCGTCTCCTCCGGGGCCGTGCAGGCGGAGGTGTCCTGCTGGGCAAGCAAGAAGGCCCGGGCCTGCGCCGGGGGCTCCTGGAAAAAAGAACGGGGATGGCGGGGAAAGGCGTCCCTGGAGGCCCTGCCCGTGGGCCTCCTGGGGCCTTTTCTTCCGGAAAAGACGGCCCTCACCGGCACGCTGGGAGGACGCGCGGACCTGGCTGGAGGCCCGGGCAGGCCCACGACCGGCTCCTTCTCCTTCACCATGAGGGACGGGTCTTTCTCCTACGCCATGGAAGAGCAGTCCCTGGGGTTTCCCCTGCCCAAGGCCGAGGTGCAGGGCACCCTGACGGAGAAGGCCGCGAGCGCCCGGTGGGACATCTCCCTGGGCAAGGATGGGACCCTGTCCGGAAAGGTCTCCCTTCCGCCCCTGGAAGGGACCACCATCCCGGACGGCCCCCTTAAGGGGACGCTTCGGGCGGAGCTTCGGGAGCTGGGCTTCCTCGGCATCCTCACCACGAAGGTCAGGGACGTGGAGGGCGCCCTCACGGCGGACCTTGCGCTATCGGGCAGGACGAAGAACCCCGAGGTCTCCGGAACGCTCCGCGTAACCGGCGCAAAGGCGGCTATCCCGCCCCTGGGCATCACCCTCAGCAAAATCGACCTTACCGCCACGATGAAGGGCGATAACGTCATCAGCTTCGAAGGGGGTGCGGCCTCGGGCGAGGGCACGGTGGAGATAAAAGGGAGCCTCGAAGCGCCGCCCGGAAAGCCCCTCTCCCTCCAGGTGGAACTGACGGGGAAGCAATTCGAGGCCATCAGGGTGCCGGAGGCCCGCATTCTCATCTCCCCGGACATGGAGATACGGCTCAAGGGCAAGACCATACGCCTTGAGGGAAAGCTCGCCATCCCCGAGGCCGACATCAAGCCCCGGGACCTCTCGGGTGCCGTGGAGCCCTCCCCCGACGTCGTGGTGGTGCGGAAGGCAGGGCGGCCAGGGAAGAGGGCGCAGCAGTGGAAGCTCTTCGCGGAGGTCACCGTCGTCCTCGGGGACAAGGTGCACTTCGAGGCCTTCGGCCTCGAGGCATCCCTGGCGGGGAGCCTCGCCGTGGTGGACCAGCCGGGGAAGGCGACCACGGGCCAGGGGGAGCTGACCATCGTGGAGGGCCATTACCGGGCCTACGGCCAGGACCTCACCATCAAGGACGGGCGGATAATCTTCGTCGGGGGGCCCGTGGACAACCCCCGCCTGGACATACGGGCCGTCCGGCAGGTAAAGGACGTGACGGCCGGAATCCAGGTGACCGGAAACCTCCGCTCTCCCCGCCTGACCGTCTTCTCCGACCCGCCCATGGAGGAGGCCGACGCCCTGTCCTACGTCCTTTTCGGCCGCCCCCTGCGGGGCATTTCAAGCTCCGAGGGCCGGCAGCTCTACGGCGCGGCCACTTCGGCGGCCCTGGCCGGGGGAGAGGTCATCGCAGAGCGCGTGGGGCATCTCTTCGGGATACAGGAAGTGGAGATAGAGTCGGGGCAGACCCGGGAGCAGGCCACCCTGTTTCTGGGGAGGTACCTCTCCCCGAGCCTCTACGTCAGCTACGGAGTGGGCATCTTCGAGCCCATCAACGTCTTCCGCATGCGGTACATGCTGACCGGGAACTGGTCGCTGCAGGCCGAAAGCGGCACGGAGAGCGGGGTGGACCTCTTCTACAACATCGAGCGATAG
- a CDS encoding autotransporter assembly complex protein TamA, producing MAGKGIRAGKARNGSPGPRRRLSTGVLRRGLCEAFLVTALLLGLAGHARAQELRVEVTVEGVEGALKKNVLAHLEIEREKDNPRLTPAIIRQMHRDAPEQVRRALEPFGYYSPEVKAELRREKEGLWRARYLIDPGKPVRVRTIDIAITGEGAGETYFRHFRATPPFKAGDVFTDPAYRKAKRDLEEIARRYGYFDAKMTVHRVKVYPGEYRADITIHFDTGPRYRFGEVTFKQNILKDGFLRRFVTFAEGQPYDQRKVFDLQDALSNSGYFSLVEIRRHPGEGPDLEVPLEVVLHPGKRNKYGFGLGYGTDTGPRGTLRYENTRVNRWGHRLRAELKLSAVRNEFTTAYIIPMRNPRTDHLDFTAAYRRENPETSKYETLLGGTSFTHMRRGWFETFYLNLHYEDFEVAGESEQSFLVLPGVTWTRRKAEDRRAGVSGPYAASGYRVFLDLKGTSEYLGSDLAFAQATARGKLVYGLDSFGQVILRAEAGSTAVSDFAELPASLRFFAGGDQSIRGFAYKSLGPRNEAGEVVGGKHLLVGSFEYDQRVYKAWSVAAFVDAGNAFNAFSGEKVNVGVGGGIRWISPVGPLRLDLANAVSEPGNPWRVHVSVGPEL from the coding sequence ATGGCAGGGAAAGGCATCCGGGCAGGGAAAGCCCGAAACGGCTCTCCCGGACCCCGGAGACGGCTTTCCACCGGGGTGCTCCGGCGCGGACTCTGCGAGGCCTTCCTCGTGACGGCGCTTCTTCTGGGCCTGGCGGGGCATGCCCGCGCACAGGAGCTCCGGGTGGAGGTGACGGTGGAAGGGGTGGAGGGAGCACTCAAGAAAAACGTGCTTGCGCACTTGGAAATCGAGCGGGAGAAGGACAACCCCCGCCTTACCCCGGCCATCATCAGGCAGATGCACCGGGATGCACCGGAGCAGGTCAGGCGGGCCCTGGAGCCCTTCGGATATTACAGCCCCGAGGTGAAAGCCGAGCTTCGCCGGGAGAAGGAAGGCCTCTGGCGGGCCCGCTATCTCATCGACCCCGGCAAGCCCGTGCGGGTGCGGACCATTGACATCGCAATCACGGGCGAAGGGGCCGGAGAGACGTATTTCAGGCACTTCAGGGCGACACCCCCGTTCAAGGCCGGGGACGTGTTCACGGACCCCGCCTACCGGAAGGCGAAGCGCGACCTCGAGGAAATCGCCCGCCGGTACGGATACTTCGATGCGAAGATGACCGTGCATCGGGTGAAGGTGTACCCCGGGGAATACAGGGCCGATATTACCATTCATTTCGATACGGGGCCGCGGTACAGGTTCGGGGAGGTGACCTTCAAGCAGAACATCCTGAAAGACGGCTTCCTCAGGCGTTTCGTCACGTTCGCCGAAGGCCAGCCCTACGACCAGAGGAAGGTCTTCGACCTGCAGGACGCCTTGAGCAACAGCGGCTACTTCAGCCTGGTGGAGATACGGCGGCATCCCGGGGAGGGCCCGGACCTGGAGGTCCCCCTGGAGGTCGTCCTGCACCCCGGCAAGCGCAACAAGTACGGCTTCGGGCTGGGCTACGGGACGGACACGGGTCCGCGGGGGACCCTGCGGTACGAAAACACGCGGGTCAACAGATGGGGACACCGCCTGAGGGCGGAGCTGAAGCTCTCGGCCGTGCGCAACGAGTTCACCACGGCCTACATCATCCCCATGCGGAACCCCCGCACGGACCACCTCGACTTCACGGCGGCCTATCGCCGGGAGAATCCCGAGACGAGCAAGTACGAGACCCTGCTCGGGGGGACGAGCTTTACGCACATGCGGCGGGGCTGGTTCGAGACCTTCTACCTGAACCTCCATTACGAGGACTTCGAGGTGGCGGGGGAATCCGAGCAGAGCTTCCTCGTCCTCCCCGGGGTCACCTGGACCCGCAGGAAGGCGGAGGACAGGAGAGCCGGGGTCTCCGGCCCTTACGCGGCCTCGGGCTACAGGGTGTTTCTCGACCTCAAGGGGACGAGCGAGTACCTGGGCTCCGACCTGGCGTTTGCGCAGGCCACGGCCCGGGGGAAACTCGTCTACGGGCTGGACTCCTTCGGGCAGGTTATCCTGCGCGCGGAGGCCGGAAGCACGGCGGTAAGCGACTTCGCCGAGCTTCCCGCCTCGCTCAGGTTCTTCGCCGGCGGCGACCAGAGCATCCGGGGCTTCGCGTACAAGTCCCTGGGGCCGCGGAACGAGGCGGGGGAGGTGGTCGGGGGAAAGCATCTCCTGGTGGGGAGCTTCGAGTACGACCAGAGGGTCTACAAGGCATGGAGCGTTGCCGCCTTCGTGGATGCCGGCAACGCCTTCAACGCCTTCAGCGGCGAGAAGGTCAACGTGGGCGTGGGAGGCGGCATACGATGGATATCCCCGGTGGGCCCCCTGCGCCTGGACCTGGCCAACGCCGTCAGTGAGCCGGGCAACCCCTGGCGCGTCCACGTGAGCGTGGGGCCGGAGCTGTGA
- the pheT gene encoding phenylalanine--tRNA ligase subunit beta, whose protein sequence is MLVPFSWLREMVDVRMPVHRVSHTLTMAGLEVEGLTEVAGDHVLEINVTPNRPDCLSVLGIARELAALTGKQVKMPPFSIAEEAATGFRVEILDAALCPRYAGRVIRGVAPGESPAWMRERLEMCGIRAINTVVDVTNYVLLELGHPLHAFDLGTLAGGMIRVGTAGRGRSIRTLDGMERELPEDALLIWDAERPVAVAGIMGGAETEVTGGTTDVFMESACFDPLSVRRTSRRLGLGTEAAYRFERGTDREMLLTALDRASALVAELSGGRIERAVDEYPVPFTPVSITFSPEKAGRVLGTEIGREEMTRILESLSMKVTAEAGALRVLTPPHRHDLASDADIIEEVARVHGYENIATELPKAEVTARVASPGRRVAFTVKEVLRKEGYHEAVNFSFMDPAYLDILSLPAGDRRRKTVELRNPLTREDSAMRTMLLPSLLENFVLNHARGAAEMRVFEAARVFTRTFEELPAEHLHAGGLSYVERTPSLYPETAEEFFVVKGTVQSVFDRMRVTGYAFLPSGEPFLHPGKSADLAVGGRRMGFVGEVSPQVLEKLDVKPRAPVYVFDLNLDRLLTLLPERVTYEPLPKFPPIERDVAVLLGEEVQAADVVAVIRAFPSEFIEDVGVFDVYRGKGVPEGMKSLGLGIRYRSKERTLTDEEVDSLHKSLVEHLLRETGGHLRG, encoded by the coding sequence ATGCTCGTTCCTTTTTCATGGCTTCGGGAAATGGTGGACGTGCGCATGCCCGTCCACAGGGTCTCGCACACCCTGACCATGGCAGGCCTGGAGGTGGAGGGCCTCACGGAGGTCGCAGGAGACCATGTCCTGGAGATAAACGTCACCCCCAACAGGCCCGACTGCCTGAGCGTGCTGGGCATAGCCCGGGAGCTTGCCGCCCTCACGGGCAAGCAGGTGAAGATGCCCCCCTTCTCCATCGCGGAGGAGGCGGCCACCGGGTTCAGGGTGGAGATACTGGATGCCGCGCTCTGCCCCCGATACGCCGGGCGGGTGATACGCGGGGTCGCGCCCGGGGAGTCCCCGGCCTGGATGCGGGAGCGCCTGGAGATGTGCGGCATCCGTGCCATCAATACCGTGGTGGACGTGACCAACTATGTGCTTTTGGAGCTGGGCCATCCGCTGCACGCCTTCGACCTGGGCACCCTGGCGGGAGGAATGATACGGGTGGGAACCGCAGGGCGGGGACGGAGCATACGGACCCTGGACGGCATGGAGCGCGAGCTTCCGGAGGACGCCCTGCTTATCTGGGACGCCGAGAGGCCGGTTGCCGTGGCCGGGATTATGGGAGGCGCGGAGACGGAAGTGACCGGAGGGACGACGGACGTCTTCATGGAAAGCGCCTGCTTCGACCCCCTGTCGGTACGGAGGACCTCCCGGCGGCTGGGCCTCGGAACGGAGGCGGCCTACCGCTTCGAGCGGGGGACGGACCGGGAGATGCTCCTCACCGCCCTGGACAGGGCCTCGGCCCTGGTGGCCGAGCTTTCGGGCGGGCGCATCGAGCGGGCCGTGGACGAGTATCCCGTGCCCTTTACGCCCGTTTCCATCACCTTTTCGCCGGAGAAGGCGGGCAGGGTGCTGGGCACCGAGATAGGGCGGGAAGAGATGACCCGCATCCTGGAGAGCCTCTCCATGAAAGTCACCGCCGAAGCGGGCGCCCTCAGGGTCCTGACCCCGCCGCATCGCCACGACCTGGCCTCCGACGCCGACATCATCGAGGAAGTGGCCCGCGTGCACGGCTATGAGAACATCGCCACCGAACTCCCCAAAGCCGAGGTCACGGCCCGCGTCGCCTCGCCCGGACGCAGGGTGGCCTTCACGGTCAAGGAAGTGCTCCGGAAGGAGGGCTACCACGAGGCCGTAAACTTCAGCTTCATGGACCCGGCGTACCTGGACATCCTGAGCCTCCCGGCCGGGGACAGGCGGCGGAAGACCGTGGAGCTGAGAAACCCGCTCACCAGGGAGGACAGCGCCATGCGAACCATGCTCCTGCCCTCGCTGCTTGAGAACTTCGTCCTGAACCACGCCCGGGGGGCCGCCGAGATGCGCGTCTTTGAGGCAGCCAGGGTCTTCACGCGGACCTTCGAGGAGCTTCCGGCGGAGCACCTGCATGCCGGGGGCCTTTCCTACGTGGAACGGACGCCCTCCCTTTATCCGGAGACGGCGGAGGAGTTCTTCGTGGTCAAGGGCACGGTGCAGTCCGTCTTCGACCGCATGAGGGTCACGGGCTACGCTTTCCTGCCCTCGGGGGAGCCCTTCCTTCACCCGGGGAAGTCGGCCGACCTTGCCGTCGGCGGCAGGAGGATGGGCTTCGTGGGGGAGGTGTCCCCCCAGGTCCTGGAGAAGCTCGACGTCAAGCCCCGGGCGCCCGTCTACGTCTTCGACCTGAACCTCGACAGGCTGTTGACGCTGCTGCCGGAGCGCGTGACCTATGAGCCCCTGCCCAAGTTTCCCCCCATCGAGCGGGACGTGGCCGTGCTTCTGGGCGAAGAGGTGCAGGCGGCCGACGTGGTTGCCGTCATCCGGGCCTTCCCCTCGGAGTTCATCGAGGACGTCGGCGTCTTTGACGTCTACAGGGGAAAGGGCGTGCCGGAGGGGATGAAGTCGCTGGGGCTGGGCATACGGTACCGCTCGAAGGAGCGCACCCTCACGGACGAGGAAGTCGACAGCCTGCACAAAAGCCTGGTGGAGCACCTCCTCAGGGAAACCGGCGGGCACCTGCGCGGCTGA
- a CDS encoding YkgJ family cysteine cluster protein: MNKKLSTIKKERKRKKTTLKDCSDCPALCCHDLSITILKPRTRKEIDDLMWHLNYDTVGVYIRNRRWHLIVKGVCQYLGKDNLCTIYDDRFDTCRKHLPPYCERYDDWYDVMFRTPFELRDYLREEKDRWRAKGKAGASGKKARSRRKA; encoded by the coding sequence ATGAACAAGAAACTGAGCACCATAAAAAAAGAGAGGAAGAGGAAGAAGACCACCCTCAAGGACTGCAGCGACTGCCCCGCCCTGTGCTGCCACGACCTCTCCATCACCATCCTCAAGCCCCGGACCCGCAAGGAGATAGACGACCTCATGTGGCACCTGAACTACGACACCGTGGGCGTGTACATCCGCAACCGGCGCTGGCACCTCATCGTCAAGGGCGTGTGCCAGTACCTGGGGAAGGACAACCTCTGCACCATCTACGACGACCGCTTCGATACCTGCAGGAAGCACCTCCCTCCCTACTGCGAGCGGTACGACGACTGGTACGACGTCATGTTCAGGACACCCTTCGAGCTCAGGGACTACCTGAGGGAAGAGAAAGACAGGTGGCGCGCGAAGGGCAAGGCCGGCGCCTCCGGAAAGAAAGCCCGCTCGCGCCGCAAGGCGTAG
- a CDS encoding YihY/virulence factor BrkB family protein, translated as MEALDRGAAAIERLIWETRKEDLDRPRAVLLTLVRYACVVGRTVRERQLTLRAMSLVYTTLLSLVPLLAVSFSVLKAFGVHNRIEPLLYRFLAPLGPKAGEITDRVVEFVSRVNAGVLGSLGLVMFVYTVISLLQKVETTFNELWRVQAPRSFARRFSDYMSVILVGPVLVFAALGLTASVMSAEFIQSLLAFEPLGRVVRFLARLLPYLMVSGAFTFLYSFLPNRKVKLSSALVGGVVAGVLWETAGWGFAAFIVTSTKYTAIYSGFAILIFFMIWLYVSWLILIVGAVISFYHQHPRYVARKRPKDLLNTRLLERAALLVMFLVALRFARDRDPWSMDELVDETGLPIEAVQAVVETLEHRRLLQRTGEDLDALLPGRSLDTIALTDILEALRPEGGGEEQGVAVREVQHVMKGLDRAVRSALGKETLRDMVLAYKGETLPGDEKAPPSGEGT; from the coding sequence ATGGAGGCATTGGACAGAGGGGCGGCCGCCATCGAGCGGCTCATCTGGGAGACACGGAAGGAGGACCTGGACAGGCCCCGGGCCGTGCTCCTGACTCTGGTGCGCTATGCCTGCGTCGTGGGCAGGACCGTCCGGGAGAGGCAGCTTACCCTGAGGGCCATGAGCCTGGTCTACACGACGCTACTCTCCCTGGTCCCTTTGCTGGCCGTGAGCTTCTCGGTGCTCAAGGCCTTCGGCGTGCACAACAGGATAGAGCCCCTGCTTTACCGGTTCCTCGCCCCCCTCGGCCCGAAGGCGGGGGAGATAACCGACAGGGTCGTGGAGTTCGTCTCCAGGGTCAACGCCGGGGTGCTGGGCTCCCTGGGGCTCGTCATGTTCGTCTACACGGTCATCTCCCTTCTGCAAAAGGTGGAGACGACCTTCAACGAGCTCTGGCGCGTGCAGGCCCCGCGGAGCTTCGCCCGAAGGTTCAGCGATTACATGAGCGTCATCCTCGTGGGGCCGGTCCTCGTCTTTGCGGCCCTGGGCCTGACGGCCTCGGTGATGAGCGCGGAGTTCATCCAGAGCCTCCTGGCCTTCGAGCCCCTGGGCAGGGTGGTCCGCTTCCTCGCGCGGCTCCTGCCCTACCTCATGGTCTCGGGGGCCTTTACCTTTCTTTACTCCTTCCTCCCCAACAGGAAGGTGAAACTCTCCTCCGCCCTGGTCGGCGGGGTGGTGGCCGGGGTCTTGTGGGAGACGGCGGGATGGGGGTTTGCGGCCTTCATCGTGACCTCCACCAAGTACACGGCAATATACTCGGGCTTTGCCATCCTGATTTTCTTCATGATATGGCTTTATGTAAGCTGGCTCATCCTCATCGTGGGGGCGGTCATCTCCTTCTACCACCAGCATCCCCGGTACGTGGCCAGAAAAAGGCCGAAGGACCTCTTGAACACCCGGCTCCTGGAGAGGGCGGCCCTTCTGGTGATGTTCCTCGTGGCGCTCCGTTTCGCCCGGGACCGGGACCCGTGGAGCATGGACGAACTGGTGGACGAAACGGGCCTCCCCATCGAGGCCGTGCAGGCGGTGGTGGAAACCCTGGAGCACCGGAGGCTGCTTCAGAGGACGGGAGAGGACCTGGACGCCCTCCTCCCCGGGCGCTCCCTGGACACCATAGCCCTTACGGACATCCTGGAGGCCCTCCGTCCGGAGGGCGGCGGGGAGGAGCAGGGCGTCGCCGTCAGGGAGGTGCAGCACGTGATGAAAGGGCTCGACAGGGCGGTGAGAAGCGCCCTCGGAAAAGAGACCCTGAGAGACATGGTCCTGGCCTACAAGGGAGAGACCCTTCCCGGAGACGAAAAGGCTCCGCCGTCCGGGGAAGGCACCTAG